Proteins from a genomic interval of Rickettsia sp. Oklahoma-10:
- a CDS encoding primosomal protein N', with protein sequence MQIAKILLPVAKLFPLDYLIPKDLSLNIGDLVIVPFRNKELTGIVWGLTSDSEIQKLKTIHTKVSLNLNINSAVLELIKWMSVYYMSELGSIAKLVLPIDIAAKPIKIKEQKVNNDFILPNLSVEQKQAVAVLNESNKPVVIKGVTGSGKTEIYFHLIADYLAKGKQVLIMLPEIALSTQIINRFIERFGFEPIIWNSSVTKAQKKMILRGILSDKVKVVIGARSSVFLPFKNLGLIVIDEEHDESYKQDDGILYNARDAAIVRGIFDKAQIVLCSATPSIETMYNVDLGKYHLITLINRYKNADLPTIEMIDMTKEKLPKNSYLSKVLIEAIKANLANKKQTLLFLNRRGYAPLMLCKVCGYRFTCKYCSSWMVVHKATKKLECHHCGYQSKIFSSCPECLEDETLTICGPGIERIEEEAKVLFPESQIAVVSKDHAKNSEKIAQLLYQMANLEIDILIGTQMITKGYHFPNLTLVGVIDADLGSNNADLRASERTFQLLHQVGGRAGRGDSKGVVYLQSYYPDNIIFSYVKVGYEDSFFANELEIRKSADMPPFSKMASVILSGSSEHKILEIAKNMVRIAPKANVKILGPASSLMSKLAGKYRYRILIIVDKKFNLQKYLKFWLSLIKIPSFCQIKIDIDPKNFY encoded by the coding sequence ATGCAAATAGCAAAAATATTGTTACCGGTAGCAAAATTATTTCCGTTAGATTATTTAATTCCTAAAGATTTATCTCTAAATATAGGTGATCTTGTCATAGTGCCTTTTAGAAATAAGGAATTAACTGGTATAGTATGGGGGCTTACATCAGATTCTGAAATACAAAAATTAAAAACTATTCATACGAAAGTATCTCTAAACTTAAATATTAATTCAGCAGTTTTAGAATTAATTAAATGGATGAGTGTATACTATATGTCAGAGCTTGGTAGTATAGCCAAGTTAGTATTACCTATAGATATTGCTGCAAAACCTATAAAAATTAAAGAACAAAAAGTAAATAACGATTTTATATTACCTAATTTATCGGTAGAACAGAAACAAGCAGTAGCAGTCTTAAATGAAAGTAATAAGCCGGTAGTTATTAAAGGTGTTACTGGCTCTGGTAAAACGGAAATATATTTTCATTTAATAGCAGATTACTTAGCAAAAGGTAAACAAGTGCTTATTATGCTGCCTGAAATTGCACTTAGTACACAAATTATTAATCGTTTTATAGAGCGTTTTGGATTTGAACCTATAATATGGAATTCTAGCGTTACGAAAGCTCAAAAGAAAATGATTTTAAGGGGCATATTAAGCGATAAAGTTAAAGTAGTAATTGGGGCTAGAAGTAGTGTATTTCTACCTTTTAAAAATTTGGGTCTAATAGTAATTGATGAAGAACATGATGAATCTTATAAACAAGATGATGGAATATTATATAATGCTAGGGATGCTGCTATCGTCAGAGGTATATTTGATAAAGCACAAATTGTTTTATGTTCGGCAACGCCGTCTATTGAAACGATGTATAATGTGGATTTAGGGAAATATCATTTAATTACTTTAATTAATAGATATAAAAATGCTGATTTACCGACTATAGAAATGATCGACATGACTAAAGAGAAGCTACCTAAGAATTCCTATTTATCTAAGGTTCTTATAGAAGCTATAAAAGCTAATTTAGCTAATAAAAAGCAAACATTATTATTCCTTAATAGGAGGGGTTATGCTCCACTAATGCTCTGCAAAGTTTGTGGTTATAGATTTACCTGCAAATATTGTTCTAGCTGGATGGTAGTACATAAAGCGACTAAAAAACTTGAATGTCACCATTGTGGTTATCAAAGTAAAATTTTTAGTTCTTGTCCTGAATGTCTAGAAGATGAAACATTAACTATTTGTGGTCCTGGTATAGAGAGAATCGAAGAGGAAGCAAAAGTACTTTTTCCTGAGAGTCAAATTGCCGTTGTAAGTAAAGATCATGCTAAAAATTCTGAAAAAATAGCACAGCTTTTGTATCAAATGGCAAATTTAGAAATTGATATATTAATAGGGACACAAATGATAACGAAAGGTTATCACTTCCCAAATCTTACTTTAGTGGGAGTAATAGATGCTGACCTTGGTAGTAATAATGCCGATCTTAGAGCATCTGAGCGAACTTTCCAGTTACTACATCAAGTAGGTGGCAGAGCGGGGAGGGGTGATAGTAAAGGTGTGGTATATTTACAAAGTTATTATCCTGATAATATAATTTTTAGTTATGTTAAAGTTGGTTATGAAGATAGTTTTTTTGCAAATGAACTTGAAATAAGAAAATCAGCAGATATGCCGCCATTTTCTAAAATGGCATCGGTAATTTTATCAGGTTCCAGTGAACATAAAATTTTAGAAATTGCTAAGAATATGGTCAGAATTGCACCAAAAGCAAACGTGAAAATTTTAGGACCGGCAAGCTCATTAATGTCAAAGCTTGCCGGTAAATATCGCTACCGAATACTTATTATAGTAGATAAGAAATTTAATTTGCAGAAATATTTAAAATTTTGGCTAAGTCTTATAAAGATTCCATCTTTTTGTCAGATCAAAATAGATATTGATCCTAAGAACTTTTATTAA
- a CDS encoding UbiX family flavin prenyltransferase, which produces MNKEKKIIIAISGASGAIYGIRLLEILKYQNIETHLVISEGAALTIKAETTYSIEVIKNLANYYYDNQDLGATISSGSFKTAGTIIAPCSMKTLASIAHSMEDTLISRVAGVVLKDKRKLILMTRETPLHIGHLENMLKVASYGGIIAPPMPAFYNNPTSIDDIVNHSVTRVLDFFDIETNLIKRWGSI; this is translated from the coding sequence ATGAATAAAGAAAAAAAGATCATTATAGCAATTTCTGGAGCCTCAGGAGCAATATACGGTATTCGTTTACTTGAAATACTAAAGTATCAAAATATTGAAACTCATTTAGTTATTTCAGAGGGAGCAGCTCTTACTATAAAAGCTGAAACCACATATTCTATAGAAGTAATAAAAAATTTAGCAAATTATTATTATGATAATCAAGATTTAGGAGCTACTATCTCTAGCGGCTCTTTTAAAACTGCAGGCACTATAATAGCACCCTGTAGTATGAAGACCTTAGCAAGTATTGCTCACTCAATGGAGGATACTTTAATTAGTAGAGTAGCAGGTGTTGTACTTAAAGACAAAAGAAAACTTATTTTAATGACTCGTGAAACTCCACTGCATATAGGACATTTAGAAAATATGCTAAAAGTAGCGAGTTACGGAGGAATTATAGCACCACCCATGCCGGCTTTTTATAATAACCCTACAAGTATAGATGATATAGTAAATCATTCCGTTACTAGAGTTTTAGATTTTTTTGATATTGAAACTAACTTAATTAAACGCTGGGGTAGCATTTAA
- a CDS encoding replicative DNA helicase — MEHNKINNDKNIDTNEETDIPIPRVLPSNIQAEQMLLGAIITNNELLNYVSEFLRLEHFFEPIHQKIYNAINAITEKGLIATPITLRSMLTQDELFQKIEGSEYLAKLITMSMMVINPIDYGKIIYDLAIKRNLINIGEEVVNNAYNSSLEVEAKEQIEHAEAKLYDLASQSLNEKSFTKIGISISESLASINRAMKNNDHVIGISTGLIDLDNKLFGFHNSDLIILAGRPSMGKTAFAINLALNACNNMRLKNIRDNQEIQSVGFFSLEMSSEQLTMRLLSMCTEIDSTSLRTGILSEEKYNRLRKEANTLSELHFFIDDTPALSISAIRTRARRMKRKHNLGILFIDYLQLIRGVSKSENRVSEIAEITQGLKAIAKELNIPVIALSQLSRAVELREDKKPMLSDLRESGTIEQDADIVMFIYREEYYLTRKEPAAGDAKHAEWLDKLNKVYNIADIIVAKHRNGPVGNVSLYYDSQYSKFSNLEQRTFNAV; from the coding sequence ATGGAACATAATAAAATAAACAACGATAAAAATATAGATACTAATGAAGAAACAGATATTCCCATCCCAAGGGTTTTACCTTCAAATATTCAAGCAGAGCAAATGCTACTTGGAGCAATTATAACCAATAATGAATTACTAAATTACGTGTCAGAATTTTTACGTTTAGAGCATTTCTTTGAACCTATTCATCAAAAAATTTATAATGCAATTAACGCAATTACTGAGAAAGGACTGATAGCTACACCTATTACTTTACGTAGTATGTTAACTCAAGATGAACTATTTCAAAAAATAGAAGGATCAGAGTATTTAGCAAAATTGATAACCATGTCAATGATGGTAATAAATCCAATTGATTATGGTAAAATAATATATGATTTAGCAATAAAGCGTAATTTAATAAATATCGGTGAAGAAGTAGTAAATAATGCCTATAATTCTTCATTAGAAGTTGAAGCAAAGGAACAGATTGAACATGCCGAAGCTAAACTTTATGATTTAGCTAGCCAAAGCTTAAACGAAAAGAGTTTTACTAAAATCGGTATTTCTATTTCAGAATCACTAGCTAGCATCAATAGAGCTATGAAAAATAATGATCATGTAATCGGTATATCTACCGGTTTGATTGATCTAGATAATAAATTATTCGGCTTTCATAATTCTGATCTTATAATTCTTGCAGGACGTCCGTCAATGGGTAAAACAGCATTTGCTATAAATCTTGCACTGAATGCATGTAATAATATGCGTCTTAAGAATATTCGCGATAATCAAGAAATTCAGTCGGTAGGTTTTTTCTCGTTAGAAATGTCCTCAGAACAACTAACCATGCGTCTACTTTCAATGTGCACAGAAATTGATTCGACTTCTCTTCGCACAGGAATTCTAAGTGAAGAAAAATATAACCGTCTTCGTAAGGAAGCAAATACTTTATCAGAATTACATTTTTTTATCGATGATACCCCTGCTCTATCTATTTCCGCTATAAGAACAAGAGCTAGAAGAATGAAACGCAAGCATAATCTCGGTATATTATTTATAGATTATTTACAATTAATTAGAGGAGTAAGTAAATCTGAAAACAGAGTTAGCGAAATTGCAGAAATAACCCAAGGTTTAAAAGCAATAGCAAAAGAGTTAAATATTCCAGTTATTGCATTATCTCAACTTTCAAGAGCAGTAGAACTGCGTGAGGACAAAAAACCTATGCTATCCGATCTTCGAGAATCAGGAACTATAGAACAAGATGCAGATATAGTAATGTTTATTTACCGTGAAGAATATTATTTAACTAGAAAAGAACCGGCAGCAGGCGATGCGAAACATGCAGAATGGTTAGATAAGCTCAACAAAGTATATAATATTGCCGATATAATTGTTGCAAAACATCGTAACGGACCAGTGGGAAATGTTTCGCTTTACTATGATAGTCAATATTCTAAATTTAGTAATTTAGAGCAAAGGACTTTTAACGCTGTTTAA
- a CDS encoding pseudouridine synthase has product MQRLAKVISNSGVCSRRDAEKLIAEGQVKVNGITILAPATNVDISNQIEVSGILINQLQKPRLWIYYKPVGLITTHKDPLSRKTVFENLTGLPRVISVGRLDLNSEGLLLLTNSGDLARQFELPSNKLKRIYHVRAYGQHDFLLKNDYKNLEINGIFYNPYSIKLLRGNNTNSWFEIVLFEGKNREIRRIFEYFGLKVNKLIRVQYGNFTIGNLKPGDYKEITKKYWSNN; this is encoded by the coding sequence ATGCAGAGATTAGCAAAAGTAATTAGTAATTCAGGAGTTTGTTCTAGACGTGATGCTGAAAAGCTGATAGCTGAAGGACAAGTAAAAGTAAACGGCATTACAATTTTAGCACCGGCTACAAATGTTGATATTAGTAATCAAATTGAAGTATCAGGCATATTAATCAATCAATTACAAAAACCACGGCTTTGGATCTATTACAAGCCTGTCGGTTTAATTACTACTCATAAAGACCCTTTATCTCGTAAAACTGTGTTTGAGAACTTAACTGGTTTACCTCGTGTAATTTCAGTAGGTAGATTAGATTTAAATAGTGAAGGTTTGTTATTACTAACTAATAGCGGTGATTTAGCAAGACAGTTTGAATTACCGTCAAATAAGCTAAAGCGAATATATCATGTCAGGGCATACGGACAGCATGATTTTCTACTAAAAAATGATTATAAAAATTTAGAAATTAATGGGATATTTTATAATCCCTATTCAATAAAATTACTTAGGGGAAATAATACTAACTCCTGGTTTGAAATAGTTTTATTTGAAGGCAAAAATCGTGAAATTAGAAGAATATTCGAGTATTTTGGACTAAAAGTTAATAAATTAATTAGGGTTCAATATGGTAATTTTACAATAGGTAATCTAAAACCTGGAGATTATAAAGAAATAACTAAAAAATACTGGAGCAATAATTAG